The Streptomyces sp. NBC_01275 genome has a segment encoding these proteins:
- a CDS encoding DUF6000 family protein, whose protein sequence is MPFQHPEEIGYGYVIERYVTRKDSDHPRYRDLKSGRVLRPGWPHAERFAWHLIDDAATITDAELEALLGYEWRSRLTAAWLIGVGRRATFRERIGDLLLASEFCFSGGGYCFALARFGTHADAEILASYLDRYLPRPDLRYDQPAALGALLRLDAHLGTHHADRFTQPDGLWDQWVNALVHLRDDPAYTVAEQRRWTDLHCDFTNGWSRA, encoded by the coding sequence ATGCCGTTCCAGCACCCCGAGGAGATCGGCTACGGCTACGTGATCGAGCGCTACGTGACGAGGAAGGACTCGGACCACCCGCGCTACCGCGACCTGAAAAGCGGTCGTGTCCTGCGGCCCGGGTGGCCACACGCCGAACGCTTCGCCTGGCACCTCATCGACGACGCAGCCACGATCACCGATGCCGAGCTGGAGGCCCTCCTCGGCTACGAGTGGCGCTCACGCCTCACCGCCGCCTGGCTGATCGGCGTAGGCCGACGCGCCACGTTCCGCGAACGCATCGGCGACCTACTCCTGGCCAGCGAGTTCTGCTTCTCTGGCGGCGGCTACTGCTTCGCCCTGGCCCGCTTCGGCACCCACGCGGACGCCGAGATCCTCGCTTCCTACCTGGACCGCTACCTCCCCCGCCCCGACCTCCGCTACGACCAGCCCGCAGCCCTCGGTGCCCTCCTCCGCCTCGACGCCCACCTCGGCACCCACCACGCCGACCGCTTCACCCAGCCCGACGGCCTCTGGGACCAGTGGGTCAACGCCCTGGTCCACCTCCGCGACGACCCCGCCTACACCGTTGCTGAGCAGCGCCGCTGGACGGACCTCCACTGCGACTTCACCAACGGCTGGTCCCGCGCATAG
- a CDS encoding HEAT repeat domain-containing protein → MTSPIEALVQQLDGDDDASYAARVQLVDIGRDATLTITDGLPALGSFGQLTAIEVFEEVADPRCGPALIALLDSDDPTVREWAAMALASLEIDGAVEPLRRANRACLERATPPDWSEPDGIRWALTELGARSPVVPPLTARLRATAADDTPGWPSAHFAEIINDLADHAQVILYSQVWRVDAGRTYGVSGTGLDWELDWTAPWEHLVEESRTWSLLEASEAPAGDNIFVAPTWIDRTDLYPER, encoded by the coding sequence ATGACGTCCCCCATCGAGGCCCTCGTCCAACAGCTCGACGGGGATGACGACGCCTCGTACGCCGCCCGCGTGCAGCTGGTCGACATCGGTCGTGACGCAACCCTCACGATCACCGACGGACTACCCGCCCTGGGCAGCTTCGGTCAGCTGACCGCCATCGAGGTCTTCGAAGAGGTAGCGGACCCACGCTGCGGCCCCGCTCTGATCGCCCTCCTGGACAGCGACGACCCGACCGTCCGGGAATGGGCGGCGATGGCCTTGGCGAGCCTGGAGATCGACGGCGCGGTCGAGCCCCTGCGCCGCGCCAATCGCGCCTGCCTGGAACGGGCGACGCCACCGGACTGGAGCGAGCCCGACGGCATCCGCTGGGCCCTGACCGAACTCGGCGCACGCAGCCCTGTCGTCCCGCCGCTCACCGCGCGCCTACGAGCCACCGCTGCGGACGACACCCCTGGCTGGCCCTCGGCTCACTTCGCCGAGATCATCAACGACCTGGCCGACCACGCCCAGGTGATCCTCTACTCCCAGGTCTGGCGGGTGGACGCGGGCCGCACGTACGGCGTCTCCGGCACCGGCCTGGACTGGGAACTCGACTGGACTGCGCCCTGGGAGCACCTGGTCGAAGAGTCCCGCACCTGGTCCCTGCTGGAAGCCTCAGAAGCCCCCGCCGGCGACAACATCTTCGTCGCCCCCACCTGGATCGACCGTACCGACCTATACCCGGAGAGGTGA
- a CDS encoding CPCC family cysteine-rich protein → MSDSYPCPCCGHRVLDDMPGSHEICPVCFWEDDGIQFRWPTMDGGANRVSLIEAQRNYQDFGACDQHGRQYVRPPAADEPLDPAWRPIDLTRDSFEDWEAEDRAPWPDDRSVLCWWLPTFWRRGHPAAS, encoded by the coding sequence GTGAGCGACTCCTACCCCTGTCCCTGCTGCGGGCACCGCGTGCTCGACGACATGCCCGGCTCCCACGAGATCTGCCCCGTCTGCTTCTGGGAGGACGACGGGATCCAGTTCCGCTGGCCGACCATGGACGGCGGAGCGAACAGGGTCTCCCTGATCGAGGCGCAGCGGAACTACCAGGACTTCGGGGCCTGCGACCAACACGGCCGGCAGTACGTCCGCCCGCCAGCCGCGGACGAGCCGCTCGACCCCGCCTGGCGCCCCATCGACCTGACGCGCGACTCCTTCGAGGACTGGGAAGCCGAGGACCGAGCCCCGTGGCCCGACGACCGCTCGGTGCTCTGCTGGTGGCTGCCCACCTTCTGGCGTCGCGGTCACCCGGCGGCATCATGA
- a CDS encoding ATP-binding protein, translated as MNSLAWEVIGVIDTEGDRVEWTFPADPGAVRTARRAVRGQLRGWGLDSLGDVATLLVSELVTNSLRHATGPIGVRLVRPAGLEGVLLVEVSDPLPDPPRERVARPEDESGRGLQLVASSSRRWGTRLGDTGKTVWFELAVPG; from the coding sequence GTGAACTCGCTGGCCTGGGAAGTGATCGGCGTGATCGACACCGAAGGCGACCGCGTCGAGTGGACCTTCCCCGCTGACCCCGGCGCGGTGCGCACCGCGCGCCGAGCCGTCCGGGGCCAGCTGCGCGGCTGGGGCCTGGACAGTCTGGGCGACGTCGCGACCCTGCTGGTCAGTGAGCTGGTGACCAACTCCCTGCGGCACGCCACCGGCCCCATCGGCGTCCGGCTGGTCCGCCCGGCCGGGCTGGAGGGCGTCCTGCTGGTCGAGGTCTCCGACCCTCTGCCGGACCCGCCGCGCGAGCGTGTCGCCCGGCCGGAGGACGAGAGCGGCCGTGGACTTCAGCTGGTGGCCTCCTCCTCGCGCCGCTGGGGCACCCGTCTGGGTGACACCGGGAAGACGGTGTGGTTCGAACTGGCGGTGCCGGGTTGA
- a CDS encoding GntR family transcriptional regulator, which produces MTFGEQPAYLRVAGDLRKKIVNGSLPPHTRLPSQARIREEYGVSDTVALEARKVLMAEGLVEGRSGSGTYVRERPVPRRIARSGYRPESGATPFRQEQADVQTRGTWESGSEQAEASVAVAERLGINAGDRVMCTRYVFREAGEAMMLSTSWEPLAVTGRTPVMLPEEGPLGGMGVVERMRAIDVIVDNMTEEVGARPGLAEELLALGGVPGHVVLVVQRTYYASGRPVETADVVIPADRYRVAYHLPVR; this is translated from the coding sequence GTGACATTCGGTGAGCAGCCGGCATATCTGCGGGTCGCGGGGGATCTTCGCAAGAAGATCGTCAACGGCTCGTTGCCACCGCACACCCGACTCCCGTCGCAGGCCAGAATCCGCGAGGAGTACGGCGTCTCGGACACCGTGGCGCTCGAGGCGCGCAAGGTGCTGATGGCGGAGGGGCTGGTCGAGGGCCGCTCCGGTTCGGGCACGTATGTGCGTGAGCGGCCCGTGCCGCGTCGGATCGCCCGCTCCGGCTACCGCCCCGAGAGCGGGGCCACGCCGTTCCGCCAGGAGCAGGCCGACGTCCAGACGCGCGGGACGTGGGAGTCCGGCAGCGAGCAGGCCGAGGCGAGCGTGGCCGTCGCCGAGCGGCTCGGCATCAACGCAGGTGACCGTGTGATGTGCACGCGGTATGTGTTCCGGGAGGCCGGCGAGGCGATGATGCTCTCCACCTCCTGGGAGCCCCTCGCGGTCACCGGCCGCACGCCCGTGATGCTGCCCGAGGAGGGCCCGCTGGGCGGCATGGGCGTCGTCGAGCGCATGCGGGCCATCGACGTCATCGTCGACAACATGACGGAGGAGGTCGGAGCCCGCCCCGGTCTCGCCGAGGAGCTCCTCGCCCTCGGAGGCGTCCCGGGCCATGTCGTCCTGGTCGTCCAGCGCACCTACTACGCCTCGGGCCGCCCGGTGGAAACGGCCGACGTGGTCATCCCGGCCGACCGCTACCGGGTGGCGTACCACCTGCCGGTGAGATAG
- a CDS encoding DUF234 domain-containing protein — protein MVDFVGRRQELATLERELQKVAAGVGGERPGRCVMLRGRRRVGKSRLVERFAERSGAPFLFYAATGASPRDDLARLARDAQASTLPSAGLVAAARPESWDAAFDVLAAALPADGASVLVIDEVPYLMDADGAFEGMLQRAWDRVLETKPVLLVLIGSDLSMMEALNSYGRPFHQRGREMVLGPLNPAEVGQMLGLEPAEAFDAALVTGGLPLICAEWPRGAGLWDFLGEALSDPVSALLVSAERSLAAEFPPQAQARTVLAAIGSGERTFTNIARAAGGIGATPLQRALELLTGKRIVAAELPVSLRPSKDRRYRVTDPYLRFWLHLLGPSMEEIERGRGDLTLARIRENWTSWRGRAVEPLVREALARILPDDRLPAAPAVGGYWTRTNDVEIDIVGADHAPIAKEMFFVGSIKWLEQSPFDRHDLAALHRHRAALTGEPVPVVAVSRSGVDCPGLDAVYGPGDLLTAWSL, from the coding sequence ATGGTGGACTTTGTGGGCCGTCGGCAGGAGCTGGCGACGCTGGAGCGAGAGCTGCAGAAGGTGGCGGCAGGGGTTGGCGGGGAGCGGCCCGGTCGGTGTGTGATGTTGCGTGGGCGGCGCCGGGTGGGCAAGTCGCGGCTGGTCGAGCGGTTTGCGGAGCGCTCCGGAGCCCCGTTCTTGTTCTACGCGGCGACCGGTGCGTCTCCCAGGGATGATCTGGCACGGCTGGCCCGGGACGCCCAAGCGTCGACACTGCCGTCGGCGGGGCTGGTGGCCGCAGCGCGGCCGGAGAGTTGGGATGCCGCGTTCGATGTGCTCGCCGCGGCGTTGCCCGCCGACGGGGCGAGCGTGCTGGTCATCGACGAGGTGCCGTACCTGATGGACGCTGACGGCGCCTTTGAGGGGATGCTGCAACGGGCCTGGGACCGGGTGCTGGAGACCAAGCCGGTGCTGCTGGTCCTCATCGGCTCCGACCTGTCGATGATGGAGGCCCTGAACAGCTACGGACGCCCCTTCCATCAGCGCGGCCGGGAGATGGTGCTAGGGCCGCTGAACCCCGCCGAGGTGGGGCAGATGCTCGGGTTGGAACCGGCGGAAGCCTTCGACGCCGCGCTGGTCACCGGTGGTCTGCCGCTGATCTGCGCGGAGTGGCCGCGGGGCGCAGGGCTGTGGGATTTCCTCGGCGAGGCGCTGAGCGACCCGGTCTCGGCCCTGCTGGTGTCGGCCGAGCGCTCGCTGGCTGCCGAATTCCCCCCGCAGGCTCAGGCGCGTACGGTGCTGGCGGCTATCGGCAGTGGTGAGCGGACCTTCACCAACATCGCTCGTGCGGCCGGCGGGATCGGGGCCACGCCGCTGCAGCGGGCGCTGGAGCTGCTTACGGGCAAGCGGATCGTCGCGGCGGAGCTGCCCGTATCGCTGCGTCCGTCGAAGGATCGCCGCTACCGGGTGACAGACCCCTACCTGCGGTTTTGGCTGCACCTGCTCGGCCCGTCCATGGAGGAGATCGAGCGGGGACGGGGCGATCTGACGTTGGCGCGGATCCGGGAGAACTGGACCAGCTGGCGCGGCCGAGCCGTCGAGCCCCTTGTCCGCGAGGCCCTGGCGCGGATACTGCCCGATGACAGGCTGCCCGCGGCCCCCGCAGTGGGCGGCTACTGGACCCGTACCAACGACGTCGAGATCGACATCGTCGGGGCGGACCACGCCCCCATCGCCAAGGAGATGTTCTTCGTCGGCTCCATCAAGTGGCTGGAGCAGTCGCCCTTCGACCGGCACGACCTGGCAGCTCTCCACCGCCACCGCGCCGCCCTCACCGGCGAACCCGTTCCAGTCGTGGCGGTCTCGCGCAGCGGAGTCGACTGTCCGGGGCTCGATGCCGTCTACGGCCCTGGCGATTTGCTGACCGCCTGGTCGCTGTGA
- a CDS encoding NB-ARC domain-containing protein — translation MSFQTACAILQLIRTPEEYPDAETFRVEGADEAIDFEVRDAQGRPLLLAQAKTRVEPGSWSGPELVRLARRWGSADPGGTAVLRFLSDAPVHSSGHALRNAVARARAVPDPGQWLAECKDEVPASIRLTVNDHALLRRLEIDTRIGPWEQILDQARLELLRLSPVAMAAEDIDSTVDALFVKMFQWSGDHLLARRTFRLAELPRLVRGRRATPGAEAIKLPGPGRALFREVPSAAGVRGRSRELTTLRERFSREPDAGTPRVVVSGLGGIGKSSIARLYAHRHRDQYDFVWWIPSDTREDVIAAYRRMVTEERQDTEPATDVEILTQVGLRLAHLGTRLLLIYDNVADREQLQGLLPTCEGAHVLVTTRDSAWAAADGGLVVERMTAEEATAWAGERLPDISESEVSALVNAVEGIPLGIAQAIGYIAATQCPVGVYLTELANCRAQLLDDRGFVPLDYREGATLTAAVTLSVKRVLDQALHSSDDSGQHLAAGLLARCALLAPDFIPLHLATLDLPTGSAVYRAVAELRRFSLVDPRDGFLAIHRIVQEIIRAMLDGEAVNTMQGRFQHELVKRLVDCQKQHSWAEAATLIEHAVHVAHRVTNSGYADANTVALLANVAGAISNIHGDLVRSEGLLREALTIVEHAGEGAIDDPVYRRAATTTTLAQCLMNQSRFDEAAQAAQTAWTLLEGMDSLHAEGVEHLLLAHVADMRAAVATDRFADIARANARLEAVLQREDVAPSTAFGIRLEQVQSLVWIQNWDDAAMAIDQAKAAAPADAETSAELHFLDAIVKASTGRLEEALAVTAGIPEPAEREAVNIMRHHADHMVDAAHALTVGSLRRQEKGLPTEAWILKAAGLLIDQAEALLVAHTEAGPDVLAHVTHRRAVLAWTRHLLGHPDSDPELCRALMRESLELFEAAGQSHVPLAVTARQFLELHEQDPHDEPSETVSLEGPPHFPLPPSGGSGTYLIDEYPWRNAVALTRAVPPDARSLYSLLGATSYHLGGQAAPSPAFLVLAFTTALRFLGLECRLVPTMLRVTRGDGRSVDLPDWGLPPVVTQNGEVRGHVTVWCEEAARLVDPALLIGQSLLAPGAAEREIFRSPVVFPAPDLNALLGINPATHREGHLLAYEFRLDWEERLRGAMEHLDEPAVASFARVLAATATLAADTDLYA, via the coding sequence ATGAGTTTCCAGACGGCGTGCGCCATTCTGCAGCTCATCCGCACTCCGGAGGAGTACCCGGACGCCGAGACCTTCCGGGTCGAGGGCGCTGATGAGGCCATCGACTTCGAAGTACGCGACGCGCAGGGACGGCCGCTGCTGCTCGCACAGGCGAAGACCCGCGTCGAGCCGGGCTCGTGGTCAGGTCCGGAACTGGTAAGGCTGGCTCGACGCTGGGGCTCCGCAGATCCCGGAGGCACGGCGGTGCTGCGGTTCCTCTCGGACGCACCCGTGCACTCATCAGGACATGCACTGCGGAACGCGGTGGCACGTGCTCGGGCCGTGCCGGACCCTGGCCAATGGCTGGCAGAGTGCAAGGACGAAGTGCCGGCCTCGATCAGGCTGACCGTCAACGATCACGCGTTGCTCCGACGGCTGGAGATTGATACTCGGATCGGGCCCTGGGAGCAGATCCTCGACCAGGCCCGGTTGGAGCTGCTGCGCCTGTCCCCCGTCGCCATGGCGGCGGAAGACATCGACAGCACGGTCGACGCACTGTTTGTGAAGATGTTTCAGTGGTCCGGGGACCACCTGCTCGCCCGACGCACGTTCCGGTTGGCCGAGCTTCCGCGGCTCGTGCGCGGACGCCGTGCCACGCCTGGGGCCGAGGCAATCAAGCTGCCCGGGCCCGGCCGCGCGCTCTTCCGTGAGGTCCCTTCGGCTGCCGGTGTGCGCGGCCGGAGCAGGGAGCTGACGACGCTCAGGGAACGATTCAGCAGGGAGCCCGATGCAGGGACACCCCGGGTGGTGGTGTCCGGACTCGGTGGGATCGGCAAATCGAGCATCGCACGGCTGTATGCCCACCGACACCGAGACCAGTACGACTTTGTTTGGTGGATCCCGTCCGATACCCGGGAGGACGTCATCGCCGCATATCGGCGGATGGTCACCGAGGAGCGACAGGACACCGAGCCAGCCACCGACGTGGAGATCCTCACTCAGGTCGGCCTCCGCCTAGCGCACCTGGGCACCAGGCTGCTGCTCATCTACGACAACGTCGCGGACCGGGAGCAGCTGCAAGGTCTGCTGCCGACCTGCGAAGGTGCGCATGTGTTGGTCACCACCCGCGACTCGGCCTGGGCTGCGGCAGACGGCGGGCTAGTCGTTGAACGGATGACGGCCGAGGAGGCCACTGCCTGGGCTGGAGAACGGCTGCCGGATATCTCCGAGTCCGAGGTGTCCGCGCTGGTCAACGCAGTGGAGGGCATCCCGCTCGGCATCGCCCAGGCCATCGGCTACATCGCGGCGACCCAGTGCCCGGTCGGCGTCTATCTGACTGAACTCGCCAACTGCCGCGCCCAGTTGCTCGACGACCGCGGCTTCGTGCCGCTCGACTACCGGGAGGGCGCGACACTGACCGCGGCGGTCACCCTCAGCGTAAAAAGGGTGCTCGATCAGGCGCTGCACTCGTCCGACGACTCGGGACAGCATCTCGCCGCGGGGCTGCTCGCCCGCTGTGCCCTGCTCGCCCCAGACTTCATTCCGCTTCACCTCGCAACACTCGACCTGCCGACCGGATCTGCCGTCTACAGGGCTGTGGCGGAGCTGCGCAGATTTTCCCTGGTCGACCCCCGAGACGGCTTTCTCGCAATCCACCGCATCGTCCAGGAAATCATCCGCGCGATGCTGGACGGCGAGGCCGTCAATACGATGCAAGGACGCTTCCAGCACGAGCTGGTGAAACGGCTGGTGGACTGCCAGAAACAGCACTCATGGGCCGAGGCCGCCACCCTGATTGAGCATGCGGTTCATGTGGCGCATCGCGTGACCAATAGCGGCTATGCGGACGCCAACACCGTGGCACTGCTGGCCAATGTCGCGGGAGCGATCTCAAACATCCACGGTGATCTGGTGCGCAGCGAGGGACTGTTACGTGAGGCACTGACGATCGTGGAGCACGCCGGCGAAGGGGCAATCGACGATCCCGTCTACCGCCGAGCCGCCACGACGACCACACTGGCCCAGTGCCTGATGAATCAGTCGCGGTTCGACGAGGCCGCACAGGCGGCACAGACTGCCTGGACTTTGCTGGAAGGCATGGACTCACTCCACGCTGAGGGCGTCGAGCACCTGCTGTTGGCCCACGTCGCCGACATGCGCGCGGCAGTGGCAACGGACCGCTTCGCTGACATCGCCCGCGCCAACGCCAGGCTCGAGGCGGTTCTGCAGCGCGAGGATGTGGCTCCCTCGACAGCCTTCGGAATCCGGTTGGAACAGGTGCAGTCGCTCGTGTGGATCCAGAACTGGGACGACGCGGCTATGGCCATCGACCAGGCTAAGGCGGCGGCTCCGGCAGACGCCGAGACGAGCGCGGAACTCCACTTCCTGGACGCCATCGTCAAAGCATCCACGGGTCGGCTGGAGGAGGCCCTCGCCGTCACCGCGGGAATCCCCGAGCCCGCCGAGCGGGAAGCCGTGAACATCATGCGCCACCACGCGGACCATATGGTGGACGCGGCCCATGCCCTGACGGTGGGCAGCCTCCGCAGGCAGGAGAAGGGGCTACCCACTGAAGCCTGGATCCTCAAAGCCGCAGGGTTGTTGATCGACCAGGCTGAGGCGCTGCTCGTAGCACACACCGAAGCCGGGCCGGACGTACTGGCCCATGTCACGCACCGACGCGCTGTGCTCGCCTGGACCCGACACCTTCTGGGGCATCCAGACAGTGACCCGGAGCTGTGCCGCGCCCTGATGCGAGAGAGCCTTGAGCTGTTCGAGGCTGCGGGGCAGAGCCACGTACCGCTCGCGGTCACAGCACGCCAGTTCCTGGAGCTGCATGAACAGGATCCGCACGACGAGCCTTCCGAAACGGTGAGCCTGGAGGGGCCTCCTCACTTTCCGCTGCCACCGTCGGGAGGCAGTGGAACGTATCTGATAGACGAATACCCCTGGCGCAACGCCGTAGCTCTCACCCGGGCCGTTCCGCCCGATGCGCGCTCGCTTTACAGCCTGCTGGGAGCCACCTCTTATCACCTGGGTGGGCAAGCAGCGCCCTCTCCTGCCTTCCTCGTGCTGGCATTCACCACGGCCCTACGCTTCCTGGGACTGGAGTGCCGACTGGTCCCTACCATGTTGCGGGTAACCCGAGGTGACGGTAGATCGGTCGACCTGCCGGACTGGGGGCTTCCGCCGGTGGTCACACAGAACGGGGAAGTCCGGGGGCACGTAACCGTCTGGTGCGAGGAAGCAGCGCGGTTGGTAGACCCGGCCCTCCTGATCGGCCAGAGCCTGCTTGCCCCGGGCGCCGCGGAGCGCGAGATCTTCCGGTCCCCCGTAGTCTTTCCGGCGCCCGATTTGAACGCTCTGCTCGGCATCAACCCGGCCACCCACCGAGAGGGGCACCTACTCGCTTACGAGTTCCGCCTCGACTGGGAGGAGCGCCTCCGTGGGGCGATGGAGCACCTGGACGAGCCGGCTGTAGCCAGCTTTGCGCGAGTACTGGCCGCTACCGCCACCCTGGCAGCCGACACCGATCTGTATGCCTGA
- a CDS encoding DUF4190 domain-containing protein — MSIPPPPGPHQPQDPYQPQPQPQPQDPYAQPPYAQQPPYGTQGPYSPYAPYPQGSYGGAPYQVWGQGYSPFARPTPVNGVAIAALVLGVLCFLPAVGLVLGVIALVQIKKRGERGKGMAIAGAILSTVGLALWIVSLSTGVVSEAWEGFKEGASGNSSFSLAKGDCFDVPGAGFDQDVYDVDEVPCAGRHDAEVFGTIPLSGADYPGDDHVTDVAEDKCYTLQDAYAMDTWALTDEVDVYYLTPTSDSWSWGDREITCVFANTDEQGTLTGSLRADATTLDADQLAFLKAMAAVDEVLFEEPEEYAEEDLESNRTWAGETGDVTGAQAKALSGHTWSGAGREPVAALVKDMRDASDEWAGAAEATDVDTFYEHYDNAYDYVDGDTTVAAREALGLATTPPSYDEGGGDGGGGGGGGGGGGGGSGGLDV, encoded by the coding sequence GTGTCCATACCCCCGCCCCCAGGGCCTCACCAGCCCCAGGACCCGTACCAGCCCCAGCCCCAGCCCCAACCCCAGGATCCGTACGCCCAGCCGCCGTACGCCCAACAGCCTCCCTACGGGACTCAGGGGCCGTACTCCCCGTATGCGCCGTACCCCCAGGGCTCGTACGGAGGTGCTCCCTATCAGGTCTGGGGGCAGGGCTACAGTCCCTTCGCGCGGCCGACGCCGGTCAACGGGGTCGCCATCGCCGCGCTCGTCCTGGGCGTCCTCTGCTTCCTGCCGGCCGTGGGACTGGTCCTCGGGGTCATCGCGCTGGTGCAGATCAAGAAGCGCGGAGAGCGGGGCAAGGGGATGGCGATCGCTGGGGCGATCCTGTCCACCGTGGGGCTCGCGCTGTGGATCGTGTCGCTGTCCACCGGCGTCGTCTCCGAGGCCTGGGAGGGGTTCAAGGAGGGTGCGAGCGGCAACAGCAGCTTCTCGCTCGCCAAGGGCGACTGCTTCGACGTGCCGGGAGCCGGCTTCGACCAGGACGTCTACGACGTCGACGAGGTGCCCTGCGCGGGAAGGCACGACGCCGAGGTGTTCGGCACGATCCCGCTGTCCGGGGCCGACTATCCGGGCGACGACCATGTCACGGACGTGGCCGAGGACAAGTGCTACACCCTCCAGGACGCGTATGCGATGGACACCTGGGCGCTGACCGACGAGGTCGACGTCTACTACCTCACGCCCACCTCCGACAGCTGGAGCTGGGGCGACCGCGAGATCACCTGCGTCTTCGCCAACACCGACGAGCAGGGCACCCTGACCGGCTCGCTGCGCGCCGACGCGACGACCCTCGACGCCGACCAGCTGGCCTTCCTCAAGGCGATGGCCGCCGTCGACGAAGTGCTCTTCGAGGAGCCGGAGGAGTACGCCGAGGAGGACCTGGAGAGCAACCGGACCTGGGCGGGCGAGACCGGGGACGTGACCGGAGCGCAGGCGAAGGCGTTGAGCGGGCACACCTGGTCCGGCGCGGGCCGTGAGCCCGTCGCCGCGCTGGTGAAGGACATGCGGGACGCGAGCGACGAGTGGGCGGGGGCGGCCGAGGCGACCGACGTCGACACGTTCTACGAGCACTACGACAACGCCTACGACTACGTCGACGGCGACACGACAGTTGCCGCGCGCGAGGCCCTGGGTCTGGCGACCACCCCGCCGTCGTACGACGAGGGTGGGGGCGACGGCGGGGGCGGCGGCGGGGGCGGCGGCGGGGGCGGCGGCGGCAGTGGGGGGCTCGACGTGTGA
- a CDS encoding SPOR domain-containing protein, whose amino-acid sequence MNDGALSLPWLVIRQDDNGNRYRVGRYATRAEAQKIADSLDGRGHKQLYWVERIGQTSSPSEEGTRN is encoded by the coding sequence ATGAACGACGGCGCCCTCTCCCTCCCCTGGCTCGTCATACGGCAGGACGACAACGGCAACCGCTACCGAGTGGGCCGGTACGCGACCCGGGCCGAGGCCCAGAAGATCGCGGACAGCCTCGACGGTCGCGGACACAAGCAGCTCTACTGGGTCGAAAGGATCGGCCAGACCTCGAGCCCCAGCGAAGAGGGCACCAGGAACTGA
- a CDS encoding (deoxy)nucleoside triphosphate pyrophosphohydrolase encodes MTERTAERIVVVAAALLDGVRLLAARRSAPPELAGRWELPGGKVEAGERPEAALVRELREELGVDAEAVERVPGEWPLKPPYVLQVWTARLRPGSAAPAPLEDHDELRWLAPVDVWDVNWLDQDVPAVRQALAHLGAGAR; translated from the coding sequence ATGACCGAACGGACCGCGGAACGGATCGTGGTGGTCGCGGCCGCCCTGCTCGACGGCGTCCGCCTCCTCGCCGCGCGCCGCAGCGCGCCCCCCGAACTCGCCGGGCGCTGGGAGCTGCCCGGCGGCAAGGTCGAGGCCGGGGAGCGCCCCGAGGCGGCCCTGGTGCGCGAACTGCGCGAGGAACTCGGCGTCGACGCCGAGGCCGTGGAGCGCGTCCCGGGGGAGTGGCCTCTGAAGCCGCCCTACGTCCTGCAGGTGTGGACCGCCCGGCTGCGCCCCGGCTCCGCAGCCCCCGCGCCGCTGGAGGACCACGACGAGCTGCGCTGGCTGGCCCCCGTCGACGTCTGGGACGTGAACTGGCTCGACCAGGACGTCCCCGCCGTACGCCAGGCCCTCGCGCACCTGGGAGCCGGGGCTCGCTGA
- a CDS encoding Uma2 family endonuclease: MTALPDWMRPPRLEGWFAEDLDHLPEAPRHTELIDGALVFMMSPQRSWHGRLVTALTTTLTAQAPAGFEVEREMTIRLDARNRPEPDLLLTDLPYDPDRTWYAPEAVKLVIEVVSPESAHRDRAVKLRKYAEAGIPHYWCIEDENGAPVVHAYELDEPTGAYAPAGIFRGTLKRPVPFEITLDLTGLTPPRPA, encoded by the coding sequence ATGACCGCACTGCCCGACTGGATGCGCCCGCCGCGCTTGGAAGGCTGGTTCGCGGAGGACCTGGACCACCTCCCCGAGGCACCACGCCACACCGAGCTGATCGACGGAGCCCTCGTCTTCATGATGTCGCCCCAGCGGTCCTGGCACGGCCGTCTCGTCACTGCCCTGACCACGACGCTCACAGCGCAGGCACCAGCCGGCTTCGAGGTCGAGCGGGAGATGACGATCCGCCTCGATGCCCGTAACCGCCCCGAGCCGGACCTCTTGCTCACGGACCTGCCCTACGACCCGGACCGCACCTGGTACGCCCCGGAGGCCGTGAAGCTCGTCATCGAGGTCGTCTCACCCGAGTCCGCGCACCGGGATCGCGCGGTCAAGCTCCGCAAGTACGCGGAGGCCGGCATCCCGCACTACTGGTGCATCGAGGACGAGAACGGCGCCCCCGTCGTCCACGCCTACGAACTGGACGAACCGACCGGCGCCTACGCCCCTGCCGGCATCTTCCGCGGCACCCTGAAACGCCCCGTCCCCTTCGAGATCACCCTGGACCTCACCGGGCTCACCCCGCCCCGGCCCGCCTAG